Proteins encoded together in one Triticum dicoccoides isolate Atlit2015 ecotype Zavitan chromosome 7B, WEW_v2.0, whole genome shotgun sequence window:
- the LOC119335608 gene encoding transcription factor MYB20-like, with translation MGRQPCCDKVGLKKGPWTAEEDQKLVGFLLTHGHYCWRVVPKLAGLLRCGKSCRLRWTNYLRPDLKRGLLSDEEQQLVIDLHAQLGNRWSKIAAQLPGRTDNEIKNHWNTHIKKKLRKMGIDPVTHRPLDQVPPRPAQQPPPPPPTTTAWQQQDGAEHCQQVEDEDVKAVPLIQPHEVTAPPPTASSNCSVSPASVVSPSCSSSAASGLEAAEWPEPMYLLGMDGIMDVGSGWDAGFVVPGGLSVDPFDHYYPDPAGFDQEAWL, from the exons ATGGGGAGGCAGCCGTGCTGCGACAAGGTGGGGCTGAAGAAGGGGCCGTGGACGGCGGAGGAGGACCAGAAGCTCGTCGGCTTCCTCCTCACCCACGGCCACTACTGCTGGCGCGTCGTCCCCAAGCTCGCAG GGCTGCTGAGGTGCGGGAAGAGCTGCAGGCTGAGGTGGACCAACTACCTGAGGCCCGACCTCAAGCGGGGGCTCCTCTCCGACGAGGAGCAGCAGCTCGTCATCGACCTGCACGCGCAGCTCGGCAACAG GTGGTCCAAGATCGCGGCGCAGCTGCCCGGGAGGACGGACAACGAGATCAAGAACCACTGGAACACCCACATCAAGAAGAAGctccgcaagatgggcatcgacccCGTCACCCACCGCCCGCTGGATCAAGTGCCCCCTCGTCCCGCgcaacagccgccgccgccgccgccgaccaccacCGCGTGGCAGCAGCAGGACGGCGCCGAGCACTGCCAGCAAGTGGAGGATGAGGACGTGAAGGCGGTCCCGCTGATCCAGCCGCACGAGGTCACGGCGCCACCGCCCACCGCAAGCAGCAATTGCTCTGTTTCCCCTGCCTCGGTCGTCTCGCCGTCCTGCTCCTCGTCCGCGGCGTCCGGTCTGGAGGCGGCGGAGTGGCCGGAGCCCATGTACCTCCTCGGCATGGATGGCATCATGGACGTTGGCTCGGGCTGGGACGCCGGCTTCGTCGTCCCCGGCGGCCTCAGCGTCGACCCGTTCGACCACTACTACCCGGACCCTGCAGGCTTCGATCAAGAAGCCTGGCTGTAA